A window from Actimicrobium sp. CCC2.4 encodes these proteins:
- a CDS encoding PhoH family protein, whose protein sequence is MKTRSPAEPLYFIPEPLDNKRLAHLCGPMDENLRQISAALDVTIFRRGERFIVGGHNAERATSLLAQFYAIADKVVSIEEVQLALVEQRAGMAYAEVPAASLKPLRGAAKKKALELIEAEADTPAPEGPTLKTRRMDLRGRTPNQLAYLKAILDHDVTFGVGPAGTGKTYLAVACAVDALERDVVKRIVLTRPAVEAGERLGFLPGDLAQKVDPYLRPLYDALYDLLGHDRTQKMFEKQAIEIAPLAYMRGRTLNHAFVILDEAQNTTPEQMKMFLTRIGFGSKAVVTGDITQIDLQRTQKSGLVDAIDVLDNVRGIAFTRFNSADVVRHPLVARIVDAYAAASAPAPVKQAASRRVAKK, encoded by the coding sequence TTGAAAACTCGCTCCCCCGCCGAACCGCTGTACTTCATTCCCGAGCCGCTCGACAACAAGCGGCTGGCCCACTTGTGCGGACCGATGGATGAAAACCTGCGCCAGATTTCTGCCGCGCTTGACGTCACCATCTTCCGCCGTGGCGAACGCTTCATCGTCGGTGGCCACAATGCCGAACGCGCAACCTCCCTGCTGGCGCAGTTCTATGCGATTGCCGACAAGGTGGTCTCGATCGAAGAAGTCCAGCTGGCCCTGGTTGAACAGCGCGCCGGCATGGCCTATGCCGAAGTCCCGGCCGCGAGCCTGAAACCGCTGCGTGGCGCGGCCAAAAAGAAAGCGCTGGAACTGATCGAGGCTGAGGCCGACACGCCAGCGCCGGAAGGCCCGACACTCAAGACCCGTCGCATGGACCTGCGCGGCCGCACGCCGAACCAGCTGGCCTACCTGAAAGCCATCCTCGACCATGACGTCACTTTCGGCGTCGGCCCGGCCGGTACCGGCAAGACCTACCTCGCGGTAGCGTGCGCGGTCGATGCGCTCGAACGCGATGTCGTCAAGCGCATCGTGCTGACCCGCCCGGCAGTCGAAGCCGGCGAACGGCTGGGCTTTCTGCCCGGCGATCTGGCCCAGAAAGTCGACCCGTATTTGCGCCCGCTATACGACGCGCTGTACGACTTGCTCGGTCACGACCGCACGCAAAAAATGTTCGAGAAACAAGCCATCGAAATCGCGCCGCTGGCTTACATGCGCGGCCGCACGCTGAACCATGCATTCGTGATCCTCGATGAAGCGCAGAACACCACGCCGGAACAGATGAAGATGTTCCTCACCCGGATCGGCTTCGGCAGCAAGGCTGTGGTGACCGGCGACATCACGCAGATCGATTTGCAGCGCACGCAAAAGAGCGGACTGGTCGATGCAATCGACGTGCTCGACAACGTCCGCGGCATCGCCTTCACGCGCTTCAACAGCGCCGACGTGGTCCGTCATCCGCTGGTGGCGCGCATCGTCGATGCGTACGCAGCAGCCAGCGCGCCGGCCCCGGTCAAACAAGCAGCGAGCCGCCGTGTCGCAAAAAAATAA
- a CDS encoding IclR family transcriptional regulator has protein sequence MHKIVKPAVVKEDRHFVTALARGLDLLACFRSGDKMLGNQELAERSKLPKSTVSRLTYTLTKLGYLQFDESAGKYRLGTATLSLGSAMLSRLDVRQLARPAMQQLADFSHAMVSLGMRDRLSMIYIENCRSQAALTLSLDVGSRIPLASTAMGRAYLAVAPQGERNELLARARELDEAGWPALQEGVQRALDEYSEFGCCTSIGDWQAGVNAIAIAFRPPDGSTPVSINCGGPAFSLSADFLVREVRPRLIDLVEQLRRAMAA, from the coding sequence ATGCATAAGATCGTCAAGCCGGCCGTGGTCAAGGAAGACCGTCACTTCGTGACCGCCCTGGCGCGCGGACTGGATTTGCTGGCGTGCTTCCGCTCCGGCGACAAGATGCTGGGCAATCAGGAACTGGCCGAGCGCAGCAAGCTGCCAAAGTCGACTGTCTCGCGCCTGACCTACACGCTGACCAAACTGGGTTATCTGCAATTCGACGAAAGTGCGGGCAAGTACCGGCTGGGTACTGCCACGCTGTCGCTCGGCAGCGCGATGCTGAGCCGGCTCGATGTGCGCCAGCTGGCGCGGCCGGCGATGCAGCAGCTGGCAGACTTTTCGCATGCGATGGTGTCGCTCGGCATGCGCGACCGGCTCAGCATGATTTACATCGAAAATTGCCGCAGCCAGGCGGCGCTGACACTGAGCCTGGATGTCGGCTCGCGCATTCCTCTGGCCAGTACCGCGATGGGTCGCGCTTATCTGGCCGTGGCGCCGCAGGGCGAACGCAACGAGCTGCTGGCGCGGGCGCGCGAACTCGACGAGGCTGGCTGGCCGGCCTTGCAGGAAGGCGTGCAACGCGCGCTCGACGAGTACAGCGAGTTCGGTTGTTGCACGTCGATTGGTGACTGGCAAGCGGGCGTCAATGCGATTGCGATTGCGTTCCGTCCGCCCGATGGCAGTACGCCGGTGAGCATCAATTGCGGTGGTCCGGCGTTTTCGTTGTCGGCGGATTTTCTGGTGCGGGAAGTGCGGCCGCGGCTCATTGATCTGGTTGAGCAGTTGCGGCGGGCGATGGCGGCGTGA
- the miaB gene encoding tRNA (N6-isopentenyl adenosine(37)-C2)-methylthiotransferase MiaB, producing MQKKVFIKTFGCQMNEYDSDKMADVLNATHGMVKTDTPEDADVILLNTCSVREKAQEKVFSDLGRIRELKLLKPDLVIGVGGCVASQEGAAIIKRAPYVDVVFGPQTLHRLPALIDQRRASGKAQVDISFPEIEKFDHLPPARVDGVTAFVSIMEGCSKYCSYCVVPYTRGEEVSRRFDDVLAEVAGLAAQGVKEITLLGQNVNAFRGVMADGEIADFALLIEFIAEIDGIERIRFVTSHPKEFSQRLIDAYAKVPKLVDHLYLPAQHGSDRVLMAMKRGYTALEYKSIIRRLRAVRPNIAISSDFIVGFPGETDADFEAMMKLIDDIGYDNSFSFIFSPRPGTPAATLEDDTPHAVKLARLQRLQAVIDANTRRYSDAMVGQVVRVLVEGPSKKDAGDFQGRAENNRVVNFAAGPDGASLVGQLLDLTITHSFGYSVRGEMPAAPSLQTPQQRTA from the coding sequence ATGCAGAAAAAAGTATTCATCAAAACCTTCGGCTGCCAGATGAACGAGTACGACTCGGACAAGATGGCCGATGTGCTCAACGCTACCCACGGCATGGTCAAGACCGACACCCCGGAAGATGCCGACGTGATCCTCCTCAACACCTGTTCGGTGCGCGAAAAAGCCCAGGAAAAAGTCTTCTCCGACCTCGGCCGCATCCGTGAACTGAAGCTACTCAAGCCCGACCTGGTGATCGGTGTCGGCGGCTGCGTCGCCTCGCAGGAAGGCGCGGCCATCATCAAGCGCGCGCCGTATGTCGACGTCGTGTTCGGTCCGCAAACGCTGCACCGCCTGCCCGCGCTGATCGATCAGCGCCGCGCGTCCGGCAAGGCGCAGGTCGACATCAGCTTCCCTGAAATCGAAAAATTCGATCACCTGCCACCGGCGCGGGTCGATGGCGTCACCGCCTTTGTCTCGATCATGGAAGGCTGCAGCAAATACTGCAGCTATTGCGTGGTGCCGTACACCCGCGGTGAAGAAGTCTCGCGCCGTTTCGATGACGTGCTGGCCGAAGTGGCCGGACTGGCCGCGCAAGGCGTCAAGGAAATCACGCTGCTGGGCCAGAACGTCAATGCTTTTCGCGGCGTGATGGCCGATGGCGAGATCGCTGACTTTGCGCTGCTGATCGAATTCATTGCCGAAATCGACGGCATCGAACGCATCCGTTTTGTCACCAGCCATCCCAAAGAATTCAGCCAGCGCCTCATCGATGCGTATGCCAAGGTGCCGAAGCTGGTCGATCATCTGTACCTGCCGGCGCAGCACGGTTCGGACCGCGTGCTGATGGCCATGAAGCGCGGCTACACCGCGCTCGAATACAAGTCCATCATCCGGCGCCTGCGCGCGGTGCGGCCGAACATCGCGATCTCGTCAGACTTCATCGTCGGCTTCCCCGGCGAGACCGATGCCGACTTCGAGGCGATGATGAAACTGATCGATGACATCGGCTACGACAATAGCTTCAGCTTCATCTTCAGCCCGCGTCCCGGCACACCGGCGGCCACACTCGAGGACGACACGCCGCATGCGGTCAAGCTGGCCCGGTTGCAGCGCCTGCAAGCCGTCATCGATGCCAACACGCGGCGCTACAGCGACGCGATGGTCGGCCAGGTCGTGCGCGTGCTGGTCGAAGGCCCGTCGAAAAAAGACGCCGGCGATTTCCAGGGTCGCGCCGAGAACAACCGCGTCGTCAACTTTGCCGCCGGACCGGACGGTGCCAGCCTGGTCGGCCAGTTGCTCGACCTGACCATCACACACAGCTTCGGCTATTCGGTACGCGGTGAAATGCCCGCTGCGCCTTCACTTCAGACACCTCAACAAAGAACCGCTTGA
- a CDS encoding YybH family protein, with product MSSKKQLSGSPDDTEAAFYDALGRADLEALMALWADDEEITCIHPGAPRLIGHAAIRASWQAVFAHGGVHIHPVQLHVMQNLMAATHSVLEQMRSGDITQEMHILATNVYIKTPMGWRIAVHHASIAPGKAPVVVVDSTTLH from the coding sequence ATGTCCAGCAAGAAGCAATTGTCCGGCAGTCCCGACGATACCGAAGCCGCGTTCTACGACGCCCTCGGGCGCGCCGACCTGGAAGCCCTGATGGCGCTGTGGGCCGACGATGAAGAAATCACCTGCATCCATCCAGGCGCACCGCGTCTGATCGGTCACGCGGCAATCCGCGCATCATGGCAAGCCGTGTTTGCGCATGGCGGCGTGCACATCCATCCGGTGCAATTGCACGTCATGCAGAACCTGATGGCGGCGACCCACAGCGTGCTCGAACAGATGCGCAGCGGCGACATCACGCAAGAGATGCATATCCTCGCTACCAATGTCTACATCAAGACGCCAATGGGCTGGCGCATCGCCGTGCACCATGCGTCGATCGCGCCGGGCAAGGCACCGGTGGTGGTCGTCGATTCGACGACGCTGCATTGA
- the glcE gene encoding glycolate oxidase subunit GlcE, which translates to MNQVLDQFRQRVLDASAQGTPLQLRGGGTKDWYGQAPHGARLDTRAYTGIIDYDPTELVITARCGTPLAEIEAALDQKNQMLAFEPPYYGDGATLGGVVASGLSGPRRAAAGAVRDFMLGAVLMDGHGEVLHFGGQVMKNVAGYDVSRLLAGSLGTLGLLLELSVKVLPKPYAETTRQLAMTHAQAIEQLNAWGGQPLPISASAWCDGQLMVRLSGARAAVAAAEIRIGGDVVDDATRLWRDLREQGNTFFADEHHALWRLSVPSVTPPIDLPGAQLIEWGGAQRWLQTRAPAADIRAAASKAGGHATLYGGDDKAVGVFHPLAPAVAAIHRRLKTSFDPAGIFNPGRLYPEL; encoded by the coding sequence ATGAATCAGGTACTAGACCAATTTCGCCAGCGCGTGCTCGATGCCAGCGCACAGGGCACGCCATTGCAACTGCGCGGCGGCGGCACCAAGGACTGGTACGGCCAGGCGCCGCACGGTGCGCGGCTTGACACCCGCGCCTACACCGGGATCATCGATTACGATCCGACCGAACTGGTTATCACGGCGCGCTGCGGCACGCCCTTGGCCGAGATCGAAGCCGCGCTCGACCAGAAGAACCAGATGCTGGCCTTCGAGCCGCCGTATTACGGTGATGGCGCAACCCTCGGTGGCGTAGTTGCCAGCGGCTTGTCCGGCCCGCGTCGTGCGGCCGCCGGCGCGGTGCGCGATTTCATGCTCGGCGCGGTGCTGATGGATGGCCATGGCGAAGTGCTGCATTTTGGCGGACAGGTGATGAAGAACGTCGCCGGTTACGATGTCTCGCGCTTGTTGGCCGGTTCGCTCGGCACACTCGGACTGCTGCTCGAACTATCGGTCAAGGTTCTGCCGAAGCCGTATGCCGAAACCACGCGCCAGCTGGCAATGACGCATGCGCAAGCGATCGAGCAGCTCAATGCCTGGGGCGGTCAGCCGCTGCCGATTTCGGCCAGTGCCTGGTGCGATGGCCAGCTGATGGTGCGCTTATCAGGTGCGCGTGCCGCCGTCGCTGCCGCTGAAATCCGCATCGGTGGTGACGTCGTCGACGATGCCACCCGCCTGTGGCGCGACCTGCGCGAACAGGGCAATACCTTTTTTGCCGATGAACACCATGCGCTGTGGCGCCTGTCGGTGCCATCGGTGACGCCACCGATCGACTTGCCGGGTGCGCAGCTGATCGAATGGGGTGGCGCGCAGCGCTGGCTGCAAACCCGTGCACCTGCTGCCGATATCCGTGCTGCGGCCAGCAAGGCCGGCGGTCACGCCACGCTGTACGGTGGTGATGACAAAGCCGTTGGCGTCTTTCATCCGCTGGCTCCTGCTGTTGCAGCGATCCATCGCCGCCTGAAAACCTCGTTCGACCCTGCCGGTATTTTCAATCCGGGCCGTCTGTATCCGGAGCTCTGA
- the ybeY gene encoding rRNA maturation RNase YbeY yields the protein MSQKNKLSLSVQYPDPRLATVVTRPLVRRWVRAALFAPAELTVRFVDSDEGRTLNRDYRSKDYATNVLTFAYNDGEEDPDDDITRADLILCTDVLQAEALAQGKPLLAHAAHLVVHGVMHAQGYDHENELEADEMEALEIEVLAKLGFGNPYLE from the coding sequence GTGTCGCAAAAAAATAAACTCTCGTTATCGGTCCAGTATCCGGACCCGCGCCTGGCCACCGTCGTGACCCGCCCGCTGGTGCGGCGCTGGGTCCGGGCAGCGCTATTCGCGCCGGCAGAACTGACCGTGCGCTTCGTCGACAGCGACGAAGGCCGCACGCTCAACCGCGATTACCGCAGCAAGGATTACGCGACCAACGTACTGACTTTTGCCTATAACGATGGCGAAGAAGATCCCGATGACGACATCACCCGCGCCGACCTGATCCTGTGCACCGACGTGCTGCAGGCCGAAGCACTCGCGCAAGGCAAACCACTGCTCGCGCATGCTGCGCATCTGGTGGTGCACGGCGTGATGCACGCGCAGGGCTACGACCACGAAAACGAGCTCGAGGCCGATGAGATGGAAGCGCTGGAGATCGAGGTGCTGGCGAAGCTGGGGTTTGGGAATCCGTATCTGGAATAG
- the glcF gene encoding glycolate oxidase subunit GlcF, with translation MQTNLADFIKNTPDGIEADAILRACVHCGFCTATCPTYQLLGDELDGPRGRIYLIKQVLEGVAPTTKTQLHLDRCLSCRSCETTCPSGVQYGRLLEIGRKAVDAQVPRPLAQLLVRTALKEALPRKWLFTPAMKTGQLLRPFLPKSLRNKVPAARPRGLMPMREHARKMLLLDGCVQPSMAPNINAATARVLDALGVQLVVAPKAGCCGAIRFHLNDQDGGLDDMRANIDAWWPLVEAGAEAIVMTASGCGSMVKDYGHLLRHDMMYADKAARISALTRDLSEIMPAFEAQLQEKLRGKITQRVAYHPPCTLQHGQQIRGKVESVLRAIGVDVQLCGDSHICCGSAGTYSVTQPELSYQLRDNKLEKLHATKPQTIVSANIGCLTHLQSGTDTPVQHWIELIDGALTTAH, from the coding sequence ATGCAAACCAATCTTGCCGATTTCATCAAGAACACCCCCGACGGCATCGAAGCCGATGCCATCCTGCGCGCCTGCGTGCACTGCGGTTTCTGTACTGCGACTTGCCCGACCTATCAATTGCTGGGTGACGAACTCGATGGCCCGCGCGGCCGCATCTACCTGATCAAGCAAGTCCTCGAAGGCGTCGCACCGACTACCAAAACCCAGCTGCATCTGGACCGCTGCCTGAGCTGTCGCAGTTGCGAAACCACCTGTCCGTCCGGTGTGCAATACGGTCGTCTGCTCGAAATCGGTCGCAAGGCGGTCGATGCCCAGGTGCCGCGTCCGCTGGCCCAGCTGCTGGTGCGCACCGCGCTCAAGGAAGCGCTGCCGCGCAAATGGCTATTCACGCCGGCCATGAAAACCGGCCAGCTGTTGCGTCCGTTCCTGCCGAAGTCGCTGCGTAACAAGGTGCCGGCGGCACGTCCGCGTGGCCTGATGCCGATGCGCGAACATGCACGCAAGATGCTGCTGCTCGACGGTTGCGTGCAGCCGTCGATGGCACCCAACATCAATGCCGCCACTGCCCGCGTGCTCGATGCGCTAGGCGTGCAGCTGGTGGTCGCACCCAAGGCGGGTTGCTGTGGCGCGATCCGCTTCCATCTGAATGACCAGGATGGCGGGCTCGATGACATGCGCGCCAATATCGATGCGTGGTGGCCACTGGTCGAAGCCGGTGCCGAAGCGATCGTGATGACCGCCTCCGGCTGCGGCAGCATGGTCAAGGACTACGGTCATCTGCTGCGCCACGACATGATGTATGCCGACAAGGCAGCACGCATCTCGGCGCTGACACGTGACCTCAGTGAAATCATGCCGGCCTTCGAAGCGCAGCTGCAGGAAAAGCTGCGTGGAAAAATCACACAGCGCGTGGCTTACCATCCGCCGTGCACGCTGCAGCACGGGCAGCAGATTCGCGGCAAGGTCGAGAGTGTGTTGCGGGCGATTGGTGTCGATGTGCAGTTGTGCGGTGATAGTCATATCTGCTGCGGATCTGCGGGAACGTATTCGGTGACGCAGCCGGAACTGTCTTATCAGCTGCGTGATAACAAGCTCGAAAAATTGCACGCCACTAAACCGCAGACGATAGTCTCGGCCAACATCGGTTGCCTGACGCATTTACAGTCGGGCACCGATACGCCGGTGCAGCACTGGATTGAATTGATTGACGGGGCGCTGACGACGGCGCATTGA
- a CDS encoding YheT family hydrolase, producing MKRSGHGQQPQPPYRAPRWLPGGHLQTIYPAKCIATPATPLRRERWSAPDGDFVDIDFVDGRAGLPFVVLFHGLEGSSGSHYSRALMAHLHSLGWSGAVPHFRGCSGEMNLAPRFYHSGDATEIDWLLRRLKVTPAAAQAGDFFAVGVSLGGNALLRWLGESQHSAGIVDAACAISAPLDLAAGGAALSSGFNLVYTRMFLQTLKPKCLQKLAQFPGLFDRDKLLAARDLYAFDNIVTAPLHGYRDTNDYWNRASARHVLGDITVPTLVLNARNDPFLPGRHLPARAAAAVTLDYPDTGGHVGFADGAPPGRLDWLPRRIVDFLQHRSNSHG from the coding sequence TTGAAGCGCTCCGGCCACGGCCAGCAGCCCCAGCCACCCTATCGCGCGCCACGCTGGCTGCCGGGCGGCCATCTGCAAACCATCTATCCGGCCAAGTGCATCGCCACACCGGCGACACCGCTGCGGCGTGAACGCTGGAGTGCACCCGATGGCGATTTCGTGGATATTGATTTTGTCGACGGTCGTGCCGGCTTGCCGTTTGTGGTGCTGTTCCACGGGCTGGAAGGCTCGTCCGGCAGTCATTACAGCCGCGCCCTGATGGCGCATCTGCACAGCCTGGGCTGGTCCGGTGCCGTGCCCCATTTCCGGGGCTGCTCGGGCGAGATGAACCTGGCACCGCGCTTTTATCATTCCGGCGATGCGACCGAAATCGACTGGTTGCTGCGCCGTCTGAAAGTCACGCCGGCGGCGGCACAGGCCGGTGATTTTTTTGCGGTCGGGGTTTCACTCGGCGGCAATGCACTGCTGCGCTGGCTCGGCGAATCGCAGCACAGCGCCGGCATCGTCGATGCCGCTTGCGCGATCTCGGCACCGCTCGACCTGGCCGCCGGCGGCGCGGCCCTGTCGTCAGGTTTCAACCTGGTCTACACGCGCATGTTCCTGCAGACGCTGAAGCCCAAATGCCTGCAAAAGCTCGCGCAGTTCCCCGGCCTGTTCGACCGCGACAAGCTGCTGGCCGCGCGCGATCTGTATGCCTTCGACAATATCGTCACGGCGCCACTGCACGGCTATCGCGACACCAACGATTACTGGAACCGCGCCAGCGCGCGCCACGTCCTCGGCGACATCACGGTGCCGACGCTGGTGCTCAATGCCCGCAATGATCCGTTTTTACCGGGTCGGCATTTGCCCGCCAGGGCCGCAGCCGCCGTGACGCTTGACTATCCGGATACCGGCGGCCACGTCGGTTTCGCCGACGGCGCGCCACCCGGCCGGCTCGACTGGCTGCCGCGCCGCATCGTTGATTTTCTTCAGCACAGGAGTAACTCACATGGATGA
- a CDS encoding zinc-finger domain-containing protein has translation MSAPKSPPAPVELAASDLPAYCPNDAMPFWSSHPRVFLDMRHGEAKCPYCGTVYRLKAGETVHAH, from the coding sequence ATGAGTGCTCCGAAATCCCCTCCCGCCCCTGTCGAACTGGCCGCCAGCGATCTGCCGGCTTATTGTCCCAATGATGCAATGCCGTTCTGGTCATCTCACCCGCGCGTGTTCCTCGACATGCGCCACGGCGAAGCGAAGTGTCCGTACTGCGGTACGGTGTATCGCCTGAAAGCCGGCGAAACCGTTCACGCCCACTAA
- a CDS encoding class I adenylate-forming enzyme family protein has protein sequence MSRIDQVFQSFTRTHATHIALQDRHDSVTYADLDARVDAVVRQLQQAGVRPGDRVLLVAENSVALALTILAVSRLRAWSASVNARLSAREIDNFLLHSGARRAMYFSAGSDEAARHGEAQGAQLQQWEGIGAVMLGPLQAGVTTEPAAPDVAALVYTSGTTGAPKAVMLTHANLLFIGANSRKIRALTPQDVIYGVLPLSHVYGLSALLVAALASGAALQLVPRFDPLAMAHALAHDGVTVLHGVPAMYAKLLASGERLPAPQLRVAQSGGAPLSASVKADFEACFGIPLHNGYGMTEAAPSICQTRMDVPRTDCSVGPAIEGIEIRLDTLMQDVDGIGELQVRGPNVMAGYYRAPEASADALTADGWLHTGDLARIDADGAVTIVGRSKELIIRSGFNVYPVEVEQVLNAYPAIVQSAVIGRSSADNEEVLAFIELRADAVLDRAHLHEYLRANLSPYKMPAEIIALASLPAAASGKILKRELHKLAIANA, from the coding sequence ATGTCTCGTATCGATCAGGTTTTCCAGTCTTTCACCCGTACTCACGCCACCCATATCGCGCTGCAGGACCGTCATGACAGTGTTACCTACGCCGACCTCGACGCGCGGGTCGATGCCGTCGTGCGGCAACTGCAGCAGGCCGGCGTGCGCCCCGGCGACCGGGTCCTGCTGGTAGCCGAAAACTCGGTCGCGCTGGCGCTGACCATCCTCGCCGTGAGTCGCTTGCGGGCCTGGTCGGCGAGCGTCAATGCCCGCTTGTCAGCGCGCGAAATCGATAACTTCCTGCTGCACTCCGGCGCGCGCCGGGCCATGTATTTCAGTGCCGGTTCGGACGAGGCCGCCCGCCATGGCGAGGCACAGGGCGCGCAATTGCAGCAATGGGAGGGCATCGGCGCGGTGATGCTGGGACCGTTGCAGGCCGGGGTCACGACCGAGCCAGCAGCACCCGACGTGGCCGCGCTGGTCTACACCTCCGGCACCACCGGTGCGCCGAAAGCGGTGATGCTTACGCATGCGAACCTGCTGTTCATCGGTGCCAACAGCCGCAAGATCCGCGCACTGACACCGCAGGATGTGATCTATGGCGTGCTGCCGCTGTCGCATGTGTACGGCCTGTCGGCTCTGCTGGTGGCGGCGCTGGCCAGTGGTGCGGCATTGCAGCTGGTGCCACGTTTTGATCCGCTGGCGATGGCGCACGCCTTGGCGCACGACGGTGTGACGGTGCTGCATGGCGTGCCGGCGATGTATGCCAAATTACTGGCATCGGGCGAGCGCTTGCCGGCACCGCAATTGCGGGTCGCGCAGTCGGGCGGGGCACCCTTGTCGGCCTCGGTGAAGGCCGATTTCGAAGCGTGTTTCGGTATCCCGCTGCACAACGGCTACGGCATGACCGAAGCCGCGCCGTCAATCTGCCAGACCCGCATGGACGTGCCGCGTACCGACTGTTCGGTCGGGCCGGCCATCGAGGGTATCGAGATCCGGCTCGATACCTTGATGCAGGATGTCGATGGCATCGGCGAATTGCAGGTGCGCGGGCCGAACGTGATGGCCGGCTATTACCGCGCACCGGAAGCCAGCGCCGACGCACTGACTGCCGACGGCTGGCTGCATACCGGCGACCTGGCCCGCATCGATGCCGATGGCGCGGTGACCATCGTCGGCCGCAGCAAGGAATTGATCATCCGCTCGGGCTTTAATGTCTATCCGGTCGAAGTCGAGCAAGTCCTCAATGCCTATCCTGCCATCGTGCAGTCGGCCGTAATCGGACGCAGCAGTGCCGACAATGAAGAGGTACTGGCCTTCATCGAACTGCGCGCCGATGCGGTGCTGGACCGCGCCCATCTGCACGAGTACCTGCGCGCCAACCTGTCGCCGTACAAGATGCCGGCCGAAATCATCGCGCTGGCCAGCCTGCCGGCCGCCGCCAGCGGCAAGATCCTCAAGCGCGAACTGCACAAGCTGGCCATCGCCAATGCATAA
- a CDS encoding HDOD domain-containing protein, translating to MTTATRTQCIQNVRDLPSPPLIVMELLNIVDQDNLDIALLAGKVSQDMALTAKTLRLANSAYFATAVKVTTIHQAITLLGFQNVRTLITKAALTGCFPERTCKGFDHTVFWRHSCDASVAAGILARHIGMHPDIAMTAALLHDIGRLVLVSCFPDEYARVLARYHEHGGALIEAERDILDIDHAEAGELLAISWNFSDTMRLAIAGHHEPDRHGVGFLAALVHIANAIVHQLASSDEGHELAPSVARTAWQALNLNDETYARICGETQRAIARQR from the coding sequence ATGACGACTGCCACCCGGACGCAATGCATCCAGAACGTGCGGGACTTGCCGTCCCCGCCGCTGATCGTGATGGAATTACTCAATATCGTCGATCAGGACAACCTCGATATCGCGCTCCTGGCGGGCAAGGTTTCGCAAGACATGGCACTGACAGCCAAGACGCTGCGACTGGCCAACTCGGCGTATTTCGCCACCGCAGTCAAGGTCACCACGATTCATCAGGCCATCACGCTGCTGGGGTTCCAGAATGTCCGCACGCTCATTACCAAGGCGGCGCTGACCGGTTGCTTCCCCGAGCGCACCTGCAAGGGCTTCGATCACACGGTGTTCTGGCGGCATTCATGTGACGCTTCCGTCGCCGCCGGTATCCTGGCACGCCACATCGGCATGCATCCCGACATCGCGATGACGGCCGCGCTGCTGCATGACATCGGCCGACTGGTGCTGGTGAGCTGCTTCCCTGACGAGTACGCCCGCGTGCTGGCCAGGTATCACGAACACGGCGGTGCCTTGATCGAGGCAGAGCGCGACATCCTCGACATCGATCACGCCGAAGCCGGCGAACTGCTGGCGATCAGCTGGAATTTTTCGGACACGATGCGCCTGGCGATTGCCGGCCACCACGAACCGGACCGTCACGGCGTCGGCTTTCTGGCTGCGCTGGTCCACATCGCCAACGCCATCGTGCACCAGCTGGCATCGTCCGACGAAGGTCACGAACTGGCTCCGTCGGTCGCGCGCACCGCCTGGCAGGCATTGAACCTGAACGACGAGACGTATGCCCGTATCTGCGGGGAGACACAGCGCGCCATCGCCCGGCAGCGCTGA
- a CDS encoding DUF2946 family protein: protein MDDIVRKAMAKWPEVPHCYGWLALDARGHWRMRDEAAQQHKQPGDRIAHVALMGFINRNYLHDAEGRWYFQNGPQRVYVNLEATPYIARTDPQHGFVLQTGTALEHIQAAWLTGQGQLILQAGEQVAQVDDRDTAHWLGQLQINGVSVDDDALLDWLAQPAQPAALILIYRDQKIVLGRLDAAALPAHFGFVRYPQPSV, encoded by the coding sequence ATGGATGACATCGTGCGCAAGGCCATGGCCAAATGGCCGGAAGTGCCGCACTGCTATGGCTGGCTGGCGCTGGATGCGCGCGGCCACTGGCGCATGCGCGACGAAGCCGCGCAACAGCACAAGCAGCCCGGCGACCGGATCGCCCATGTCGCGCTGATGGGCTTCATCAACCGCAATTATCTGCACGATGCAGAGGGCCGCTGGTATTTCCAGAACGGACCGCAACGGGTCTACGTGAACCTCGAAGCGACGCCGTACATTGCCCGCACCGATCCGCAACACGGCTTCGTGCTGCAGACCGGCACCGCACTGGAGCACATCCAGGCCGCGTGGCTGACCGGGCAGGGCCAGCTGATCCTGCAGGCGGGCGAGCAGGTCGCGCAGGTCGATGATCGCGATACCGCGCACTGGCTCGGACAATTGCAGATCAACGGTGTCAGCGTCGATGACGACGCGCTGCTGGACTGGCTGGCACAACCGGCACAACCGGCGGCACTGATCCTGATTTACCGTGACCAGAAGATAGTCCTGGGCCGGCTCGATGCAGCGGCCTTGCCGGCGCATTTCGGCTTCGTCCGGTATCCGCAACCATCTGTCTAA